The following is a genomic window from Lysinibacillus sp. G4S2.
GAGAATAAAATATCTCGTAAATGTAATTGTGCTTTAACCGTACCTAAGTTACCCATTGATGCCCCCATCATGAACGATGGCTTGCCAATCATTACTTTGTCCACACGAGATAACCAATCAATAGCGTTAACCATAACACCTGGCACAGTACCATTATATTCTGGTGTTACCCAAAGAACTGCATCTGCCGCTTTAACTTTTGCTTTAAAATCAAGTACTGTTTGTGGTGCTTCATTTTCGATATCTTGGTTATACATTGGTAGATCTTTTAAGCTTACTATTTCAAGATCAAATTTCTCTGTATAACGTTTTTGAATGAATTTTGCTAATTGCATATTATAAGACTCTTTGCGGATACTACCTACGATTGCTACTACTTTCATAAATGCTTCCTCCTAAACATACATTAACTTTATTATTTATAAACAATTCTATTTTATACTACCCTAATAATAGGTAGCAAATTCCTCAACCGGTTTACGATAACCTCGTAAGCGGCGACTGCTTTCTTTTTCCTTACCAATTGTCATCATTAGTGCAATTTCATGTGTTTCTGGCACATTAAAAAGAGCTCTCATTTGTTGCTGATCAAAGCCGATCATTGGGCATGTATCCCATCCACGGTTTTTGGCTGCTAGCATAAATAGCATAGCTGAAAGTGAAGCGTTACGAATCGCTTCTTCCTTCATGAATTCCTTGCCACGTTCTTCATAAAATTTTGTATTTTCATCAACAAGATTGTCTAATTCACAAGCAGTAATAATGCCTAAGTCTACCATCCCTTGACTAAGGTTAGCTGTATTTTTATAGGCTTCCTTATCCCCTAAGACAAGGATGACCCCTGAAGCTGAATGCACTTTATATTGCCCATTAGCTGCTTCTCTTATTTTTTCTTTCATTTCTTCATCCAAGACAAGGATGTAATTCGTATGCTGTAAATTAAAGGCTGACGGAGCAAGCTTTACATCCTCCAAAATGGGGCGTATATCTTCTTCTGTCATTTTGATGCCCTCTATAAAATTATTTGCAGAACGGCGCTTATCTATTAGCTTTGAAAATTCCATTTATCTAACCCTCTTTCTTAAAAAAAGTCAAAATCATGTAGCTGTTAAGAGTATGTAATTGCCATTCATCAGTGTATCGTGCTTCACTGCAAAAATGGCAAAAAAAGTATTACTCATTTTCTTTATCGAACGTAATCGTACTTCTTACAGTGTCAATAGGGCGAACAAGCTCTTCGATTTGTGCACGCTTTGGCTCTAAAAATGGTGGCAATGATAATTTTTCACCTAAAGTTTCATAAGGCTCATCTCCCATAAACCCTGGGCCATCAGTTGCTAGCTCGAATAAAATTTGTGGTGCTACTCGTGCATAAAGTGATTCAAAGAAATGACGATTTACATAACCAGAAGTATGGAAGCCAAAGCCTTCAAATCGTTCAGTCCATTCATCTAATACAGCCCGATTCTCTACACGGAACGCTGCATGATGTACTGTACCGAAGCCTTGACGAGCTACTGGTAAAACTGAGTTAAATTCTACAACCATTTGTGCACCATTTCCGCCTTCACCAACCTCAAATAGATGGAAATCCCCTTCCTCCGCAATTTCTGTAAAGAGCATCACTTTCTCTAGCACCTCTTTGAAATGTTTAAAGTTAGCCACTCTAACAAAAACCGGGCCTAAGCCTGTAATCGCATATTCAAGTGGTATCGGTCCATCCTGCCATGGCGTACCTGATGCAATACCTGTATTATTTTCATCAGAGATAAGTTGATACTGCTGATCATCAAAATCAACGAAAGATAAAGTTTTCTTGCCAAACTGCTCTTTAATACCTGTATGTTTAACATTTAATCGATTAAAGCGTTTTATCCAATAGTCCAATGCTACATCTGTTGGAACTCGGAATGATGTTTTTGATATTTCATTTGTTCCATGTATACCTTTTTGAATGTTCGGGAAGTCAAAGAAAGTCATATCTGTACCAGCACTTCCTTTATCATCTGCAAAGAATAAATGATATGTTTGGATATCATCCTGATTAACCGTTTTTTTCACTAATCGCATTCCTAACACATAAGTAAAAAATTTATAATTCTCTTCCGCACTACTTGTAATAGCAGTAACGTGGTGAATTCCTTTTAAATGATTCATTCTATATTTCCTCCCATTTATCTCGAATTCGAGATATTTACGTAAAAATTTTTTATTTTTTTATTGCATTCAAGCCAACCTTTTTCAAAGACAGAATCATTGTCTCCATCTCCTGTTGATCTAATACTGCAAAAATGTCGTTAATTTTTTGTTCATGCTTTGGAAATATCTCTTCCATTAAAGTCTTTCCTTCAGATGTTAATAAAACATATGTGACACGACGATCATTCGGGCAAGCATGTCGATACACGAAGCCTTTTTGTTCGAGCTTATCAATAACATACGTAATACTACTGCTTGCGATTAATATTCTCTTTCCAATCATTTGAATTGGTTGCTCACCATGGTGGTACAAAAACTCAAGTACCGAAAATTCGGTTTGATTTAAATCATATTGAAGTAAATCTTTCTTTGTTGCATCCTGAATCGATTGATACGCCCGGAACAAGACCGTAAAAGCTTTTAAATTACGATTGTCTTCCTTCATCC
Proteins encoded in this region:
- a CDS encoding ring-cleaving dioxygenase codes for the protein MNHLKGIHHVTAITSSAEENYKFFTYVLGMRLVKKTVNQDDIQTYHLFFADDKGSAGTDMTFFDFPNIQKGIHGTNEISKTSFRVPTDVALDYWIKRFNRLNVKHTGIKEQFGKKTLSFVDFDDQQYQLISDENNTGIASGTPWQDGPIPLEYAITGLGPVFVRVANFKHFKEVLEKVMLFTEIAEEGDFHLFEVGEGGNGAQMVVEFNSVLPVARQGFGTVHHAAFRVENRAVLDEWTERFEGFGFHTSGYVNRHFFESLYARVAPQILFELATDGPGFMGDEPYETLGEKLSLPPFLEPKRAQIEELVRPIDTVRSTITFDKENE
- a CDS encoding MarR family transcriptional regulator, encoding MKEDNRNLKAFTVLFRAYQSIQDATKKDLLQYDLNQTEFSVLEFLYHHGEQPIQMIGKRILIASSSITYVIDKLEQKGFVYRHACPNDRRVTYVLLTSEGKTLMEEIFPKHEQKINDIFAVLDQQEMETMILSLKKVGLNAIKK
- a CDS encoding NADPH-dependent FMN reductase encodes the protein MKVVAIVGSIRKESYNMQLAKFIQKRYTEKFDLEIVSLKDLPMYNQDIENEAPQTVLDFKAKVKAADAVLWVTPEYNGTVPGVMVNAIDWLSRVDKVMIGKPSFMMGASMGNLGTVKAQLHLRDILFSPGVNSPLLSGNDVYIGAVHTKFDEEGNLTDESTVKFLDVVIDNFLNWMKK
- a CDS encoding nitroreductase family protein — translated: MEFSKLIDKRRSANNFIEGIKMTEEDIRPILEDVKLAPSAFNLQHTNYILVLDEEMKEKIREAANGQYKVHSASGVILVLGDKEAYKNTANLSQGMVDLGIITACELDNLVDENTKFYEERGKEFMKEEAIRNASLSAMLFMLAAKNRGWDTCPMIGFDQQQMRALFNVPETHEIALMMTIGKEKESSRRLRGYRKPVEEFATYY